In Topomyia yanbarensis strain Yona2022 chromosome 2, ASM3024719v1, whole genome shotgun sequence, one DNA window encodes the following:
- the LOC131681060 gene encoding uncharacterized protein LOC131681060, which produces MQTAHVSFSDFYIEWLMTINEVMKLNNNPFTPMLTEALTARLFNLRTSMAFKTSLYIDPRFNYLNSTLFNPDDKQEIQNYIIGTWKRISHLKPIAQQHDTTEKNIGSDIDEFDLFLTEMFGGTVTHGTDTDSFVQQIKALDIQPRQNHGYNVWQHWIDRKDSHPELYSVAMVVLAVPSNQVSVERAFSALGLILTNLRTGLGDDTLANILMIKLNKKLFEQTIPTLYVWNTSVSDPC; this is translated from the exons ATGCAGACAGCACATGTTTCATTTTCGGATTTTTATATTGAATGGTTGATGACCATTAATGAAGTCATGAAATTGAACAACAACCCGTTCACTCCAATGCTGACGGAAGCTTTAACAGCTCGGTTGTTTAATTTGCGGACATCAATGGCATTTAAAACGTCTTTGTACATTGATCCCCGCTTCAACTATTTGAATTCTACACTATTCAATCCAGATGATAAACAGGAAATTCag AACTATATAATAGGCACCTGGAAACGAATAAGCCATCTCAAACCTATCGCTCAACAGCATGATACaaccgaaaaaaatattggttctGATATTGATGAGTTTGATTTATTTCTAACAGAAATGTTTGGGGGCACGGTAACGCATGGTACAGATACTGACTCGTTTGTTCAGCAGATAAAAGCATTAGATATTCAACCACGTCAAAATCACGGTTACAATGTCTGGCAACATTGGATCGACCGGAAAGACTCGCATCCGGAGCTATATTCGGTAGCGATGGTTGTACTAGCCGTACCGTCTAACCAAGTGAGTGTCGAAAGAGCATTCAGCGCGTTGGGACTTATTCTCACAAATCTTCGTACTGGACTGGGGGATGATACACTAGCTAATATACTGATGATCAAACTAAACAAAAAATTATTCGAGCAAACTATTCCAACACTTTATGTTTGGAATACAAGTGTATCCGATCCATGTTAG